From Methanobacteriaceae archaeon, the proteins below share one genomic window:
- a CDS encoding 4'-phosphopantetheinyl transferase superfamily protein has translation MLLYYMDVSELDLYKMQAFVSKERIEKANQYFHQKDKFLSIGAEILLNHVLSKIGIINPIFDTDKYAKPYLKNYPNVYFNLSHSEKYVACAVSDSPIGVDIEYINDIDLTVAKHYFYGSEYEYILNNNNQKKAFFELWVLKESYMKMTGLGFRLALDEFCIEINDEIKLIHNDENTGKFGLWNVCEGDYMLGLCSKNKVNEPVLINYSDLVLNLNFDSN, from the coding sequence ATGTTGTTATATTACATGGATGTTTCAGAGCTTGATTTGTATAAAATGCAGGCTTTTGTATCTAAGGAAAGAATTGAAAAAGCTAATCAGTATTTCCACCAAAAAGACAAATTTCTTTCTATTGGTGCTGAAATTTTATTAAATCATGTTTTAAGTAAAATTGGTATTATTAATCCTATATTTGATACAGATAAATATGCTAAGCCCTATTTGAAAAATTATCCTAATGTTTATTTTAATCTATCACATTCAGAAAAATATGTGGCTTGTGCAGTTTCTGATTCTCCAATTGGTGTGGATATTGAATACATTAATGATATAGATTTAACTGTAGCAAAGCATTATTTCTATGGCAGTGAATACGAATATATTTTAAATAATAACAACCAAAAAAAAGCTTTTTTTGAATTATGGGTATTGAAAGAAAGTTACATGAAAATGACTGGATTAGGATTTAGGTTGGCACTTGATGAATTCTGTATTGAAATTAATGATGAAATTAAATTGATTCATAATGATGAAAATACTGGTAAATTTGGACTCTGGAATGTTTGTGAGGGAGATTATATGTTAGGATTATGTTCTAAAAACAAAGTTAATGAGCCAGTTTTAATAAATTATTCTGATTTGGTTTTAAATTTAAATTTTGATTCAAATTAA
- a CDS encoding nitroreductase family protein codes for MSQLNLDQSKCNSCGSCVSNCPLGHVEMNNYPQTIPETSCSSCGHCEAGCSEGAINISGPNLEPPLVNISSKISPEDMGNYMRNRRSIRNYKKNTIPRKTIEEVMDIVRFAPSGVNQQPINWIIIEDPEKVKVLAGLCIQWMEKLVESNSHLAQLLPMKSLIKVSKTGSDPILRGAPHVFIAKAQDSQGSAVTDGVIALSHLELALPSFDLGSCWAGFLKMASDYEPIREFLGLKENEIFIGALMVGYPDCTFYRVPKREKLSVKYI; via the coding sequence ATGTCCCAATTAAACCTAGATCAAAGCAAATGTAATTCCTGTGGAAGCTGTGTCTCTAACTGCCCCCTGGGCCATGTCGAAATGAATAATTATCCTCAAACAATACCTGAAACCTCGTGTTCTAGTTGTGGCCACTGCGAAGCAGGATGTTCAGAAGGAGCTATCAATATATCTGGACCTAATTTAGAACCTCCTTTAGTAAATATTTCTTCTAAAATCTCCCCTGAAGATATGGGGAACTACATGCGGAACCGCAGGTCTATTAGAAACTACAAGAAGAACACCATACCTCGGAAAACAATTGAAGAAGTTATGGATATTGTCCGTTTTGCCCCATCTGGAGTTAATCAGCAGCCTATAAATTGGATAATAATTGAAGATCCTGAAAAAGTGAAAGTTCTGGCCGGACTTTGTATTCAATGGATGGAAAAATTAGTAGAATCTAATTCACATTTAGCCCAGTTATTACCCATGAAATCTTTAATTAAAGTTTCAAAAACAGGATCAGATCCTATTTTAAGGGGAGCACCCCATGTTTTTATTGCTAAGGCCCAAGACAGTCAAGGCAGTGCCGTGACTGATGGTGTTATTGCCCTAAGCCATTTAGAACTGGCCTTGCCTTCATTTGATTTAGGTTCCTGTTGGGCTGGATTTTTAAAGATGGCCTCTGATTACGAACCGATTAGAGAATTTCTAGGATTAAAAGAAAATGAAATATTTATTGGAGCTTTAATGGTCGGATATCCTGATTGTACGTTTTATAGAGTTCCTAAAAGAGAAAAATTATCTGTTAAATATATTTAA
- a CDS encoding cation diffusion facilitator family transporter, producing the protein MNENNYYKKVRNILIFILFLNLAVSVIKLAYGWYTNSLSILSDGFHSMFDGISNVVGIVGIMIAARPPDSEHPYGHGKFETLASLGIAVLLFFTCFEIFQSAINRLFNPSTPDITTVSFLVMGITIAINIWVSWYENKQGKKLGSTILIADSLHTRSDIYASIAVIFGFIMIKLGYVVADPIIAILIALLIARAGITIIINSSEILMDKAPLDKESIRKIVISVKNVKDCHKIRTRGPASCIFVDLHIVMESDFTLEEAHDVAHKVENKLKISITGINDVTVHVDPCKETSKL; encoded by the coding sequence ATGAATGAAAATAATTACTACAAAAAAGTTAGGAATATCCTTATTTTTATCCTTTTTTTGAATTTGGCGGTTTCTGTGATCAAATTGGCATATGGGTGGTATACTAATTCTTTGAGTATATTATCTGACGGGTTTCATTCCATGTTTGACGGAATTTCTAATGTAGTGGGCATTGTAGGAATAATGATTGCAGCCAGACCACCTGATTCTGAACATCCTTATGGACATGGTAAGTTTGAAACTTTGGCTTCATTGGGCATAGCTGTTTTATTATTTTTCACTTGCTTTGAAATATTCCAATCGGCCATAAACCGGCTTTTCAATCCTTCAACGCCAGATATTACCACAGTAAGTTTTTTAGTCATGGGAATTACTATTGCCATTAATATATGGGTTTCATGGTATGAAAATAAACAAGGTAAAAAATTAGGCAGCACAATACTAATTGCAGACTCATTACATACCAGAAGTGATATTTATGCATCTATAGCTGTTATTTTTGGCTTCATAATGATTAAATTAGGTTATGTGGTGGCAGACCCTATTATTGCTATTTTAATCGCATTATTAATTGCCCGCGCAGGAATAACGATTATTATAAATAGTTCAGAAATTTTGATGGATAAAGCACCTTTAGATAAAGAATCCATCCGAAAAATAGTTATTTCTGTAAAAAATGTCAAAGATTGTCATAAAATAAGAACTCGAGGACCAGCTTCTTGTATTTTTGTGGATTTGCATATTGTTATGGAATCAGATTTCACATTGGAAGAAGCACACGATGTTGCCCATAAAGTGGAAAATAAGCTTAAGATTTCTATAACTGGTATAAACGATGTCACGGTTCATGTAGATCCATGCAAAGAAACTTCAAAGTTATAA
- a CDS encoding response regulator has product MVKANLLVVEDEFITAMDLEEKLGEMGYNVLKIASSGEDAIKFAAELRPDLVLMDIILKGNINGTEAAEKINSLEIPVIFLTAYSDDKTLVNAKKSSPYGYIVKPYDSPVLEVSIESALKKYAADQKEMDRVRLKAIEEPQSNKNEKVGQDSKSLENSPLESQETKLMIVEDEFITSMDLNDKLEEMGYNVVTMAASGYQAIERAKKFNPDVVLMDIVLQGDMDGIEAADKIGQLGIPVIFLTAHADKETVETALKTAPYGYMIKPFDEDKLHSTVEIALEKKRSEKVKYEKLGAKISSKQDELKMEKTGVFFVSAIFISLAAYGFLIKDMTWLAYLLFIPACYNIFLCIISLKKQEKPTEFDNPPMVSIMIPAHNEEHTIERCVISLSEMDYYSHGEKNFEIIVINDGSTDNTGKVLENLKNKVDCLRIVTRRPPRSGKGKGYVLNDGVKMARGEAIAVFDADSRVGSDFLKKIIPYLNEDNVVGVQSRVRMYNKDRNLLTAMQEAEFAIFGNVILRSRDIMGKNGFLGGNGQITTRKVMEEIEGWDGFAVTEDLNLSIKLMIKGYKIRYCGEAEVWQEAVPFWRPFFRQRVRWATGNLETLFVYLAPIIDADIPIYKKIDSIQYLFFLLFIAFVMLGYIVVILDFGLIYSIKVNIPLAIGLLSTAAFFPGAILGIYRDKGRGFFSAVFTSIKYWAYCLYLIPLFFASFVHMITRKDRTWAKTDHSGDEE; this is encoded by the coding sequence ATGGTGAAGGCGAATTTATTGGTAGTAGAAGATGAATTCATCACTGCTATGGACTTAGAAGAAAAGTTGGGGGAAATGGGATATAATGTACTTAAAATAGCTTCTTCTGGTGAGGATGCTATTAAATTTGCGGCTGAACTTCGTCCTGATTTGGTTTTAATGGATATAATTCTAAAGGGAAACATAAATGGTACCGAAGCTGCTGAGAAGATAAATTCTCTGGAGATACCAGTAATTTTTTTAACGGCATATAGTGATGATAAAACACTCGTAAATGCTAAAAAAAGTAGTCCTTATGGGTACATTGTTAAACCCTATGACAGCCCAGTTCTGGAAGTAAGTATCGAATCTGCTCTTAAAAAATATGCCGCAGATCAAAAAGAAATGGATCGAGTACGGCTAAAAGCAATTGAAGAACCACAATCTAATAAAAATGAAAAAGTTGGGCAGGATTCTAAATCATTAGAAAATTCTCCATTAGAAAGCCAAGAAACTAAATTAATGATAGTGGAAGATGAATTTATTACTTCTATGGATTTAAATGATAAATTAGAGGAAATGGGATATAATGTAGTTACTATGGCTGCATCAGGATATCAGGCGATTGAAAGGGCCAAAAAATTCAATCCAGATGTTGTTTTAATGGATATAGTTCTTCAAGGGGATATGGATGGTATTGAAGCTGCAGATAAGATAGGGCAGTTAGGAATACCTGTGATTTTTTTAACAGCACATGCAGATAAAGAAACGGTGGAAACTGCTCTAAAAACAGCTCCTTATGGTTATATGATAAAGCCATTTGATGAAGATAAGCTTCACAGCACAGTGGAAATTGCATTGGAAAAGAAAAGGTCTGAAAAAGTCAAATATGAAAAATTAGGCGCTAAAATAAGTTCTAAACAAGATGAATTGAAGATGGAAAAAACAGGAGTCTTTTTTGTTTCTGCAATTTTTATCTCACTGGCTGCTTATGGATTCCTAATTAAAGATATGACTTGGCTGGCCTATTTACTTTTTATTCCGGCATGCTATAACATTTTTTTATGTATTATAAGCTTAAAAAAACAAGAAAAACCTACTGAATTCGACAATCCACCTATGGTCAGTATTATGATTCCAGCCCACAATGAGGAACATACCATTGAAAGATGTGTAATTTCTCTTTCTGAAATGGATTACTATTCCCACGGAGAAAAGAATTTTGAAATAATTGTTATAAATGATGGTTCTACTGATAATACGGGAAAAGTACTAGAAAATTTAAAAAATAAGGTTGATTGCTTACGGATTGTCACGAGAAGACCCCCTAGATCTGGTAAAGGTAAAGGTTACGTTTTAAATGATGGGGTTAAAATGGCCAGAGGAGAAGCTATTGCAGTTTTTGATGCAGATTCCAGGGTCGGTAGTGATTTTTTAAAGAAGATCATTCCTTACCTTAATGAAGATAATGTGGTGGGTGTTCAATCCCGGGTTAGAATGTATAATAAAGATAGAAATCTTCTTACGGCAATGCAAGAAGCTGAATTTGCCATATTTGGTAATGTAATATTGAGATCCCGTGATATCATGGGTAAAAATGGATTCTTAGGAGGTAATGGTCAGATAACCACCCGAAAAGTCATGGAAGAAATTGAGGGATGGGATGGCTTTGCTGTGACTGAAGATCTGAATTTAAGCATTAAGCTAATGATAAAAGGTTATAAAATCCGTTACTGTGGTGAGGCAGAAGTTTGGCAGGAAGCAGTTCCTTTTTGGAGACCATTTTTCCGTCAAAGAGTCAGATGGGCCACCGGGAACTTGGAAACTCTTTTTGTGTATTTAGCTCCTATAATTGATGCGGATATTCCAATTTATAAAAAGATAGATTCCATACAGTATCTTTTCTTCCTTCTATTCATTGCCTTTGTGATGTTAGGATATATAGTAGTTATTTTAGATTTTGGATTAATATACTCCATAAAAGTAAATATCCCCCTTGCCATTGGACTATTATCTACTGCTGCATTTTTCCCAGGTGCTATACTTGGAATTTACCGGGATAAAGGACGCGGATTTTTTAGTGCAGTTTTTACATCCATAAAATACTGGGCCTATTGTCTATATTTAATACCCTTGTTTTTTGCGTCTTTTGTGCATATGATTACTCGTAAAGACAGGACCTGGGCAAAAACGGATCACAGTGGCGATGAGGAATAA
- a CDS encoding DUF763 domain-containing protein, translated as MKRKGVANLPLHGGHPPRWLFSRMIKLAGGISEVIIDEYGSDELLRRLSDPFWFQAFSCVLGFDWHSSGTTTTTCGALKIALNPDSHGFIVAGGKGKASRKTPEEIAESGDILSINSKNIEKLIQTSKLSAKIDNSCIQDGYQLYQHTFFINDKGNWAVVQQGMNEYNKYARRYHWLGESVDDYLSNPHAAISCDLKENNSLNMVDIDSEKAREISVDLICDNPDHLRKYFNNKNSMQTLLSDFSAEKSELNLPQHHPVLDMDISDREFQVLKQAWEIQPENYQDLILLKGFGPKKIRALALISDLVFGEPASWRDPVKYSFTHGGKDGYPYPVDRKVYDNSINTLKESLEQSNLNNKEKMGAIKRLREFINE; from the coding sequence ATGAAAAGAAAAGGAGTTGCCAATCTTCCACTTCATGGGGGTCATCCACCCCGCTGGCTGTTCAGCAGGATGATTAAGCTTGCTGGAGGAATCAGTGAAGTTATAATTGATGAATATGGAAGTGATGAACTTTTAAGACGTTTATCAGATCCTTTTTGGTTTCAAGCATTCTCATGTGTCTTAGGATTTGATTGGCATTCTTCTGGAACAACCACAACAACTTGTGGAGCTTTAAAAATTGCATTAAATCCAGATTCACATGGTTTTATAGTTGCTGGGGGAAAAGGTAAAGCATCTCGTAAGACTCCTGAAGAAATCGCTGAATCTGGTGATATTCTTTCTATTAATAGTAAAAACATTGAAAAGTTGATTCAAACCAGTAAACTATCTGCTAAAATCGACAATTCCTGTATACAAGACGGTTATCAGCTGTACCAACATACATTTTTTATTAATGACAAAGGAAACTGGGCAGTTGTTCAACAGGGAATGAATGAGTACAATAAATATGCTCGTCGATATCACTGGCTAGGTGAATCAGTGGATGATTATTTATCAAATCCACATGCAGCCATTTCCTGCGATTTAAAAGAGAACAATTCATTGAATATGGTAGATATAGATAGTGAAAAGGCACGGGAAATAAGTGTGGATTTAATTTGTGATAATCCAGATCATCTTCGAAAATATTTTAATAATAAAAATAGTATGCAAACTTTGCTAAGTGACTTTTCAGCTGAAAAATCAGAGCTTAATCTGCCCCAGCACCATCCAGTTTTGGATATGGATATTTCAGATCGTGAATTCCAAGTTCTAAAGCAGGCCTGGGAAATTCAACCTGAAAATTATCAAGATCTCATCCTATTAAAAGGTTTTGGACCTAAAAAAATCAGAGCTCTGGCCCTTATTTCGGATCTTGTTTTTGGAGAACCCGCCAGCTGGAGGGATCCGGTAAAATATAGTTTTACTCATGGGGGAAAGGATGGATATCCATATCCTGTTGATAGAAAAGTTTATGATAATTCTATTAATACACTTAAAGAATCCCTTGAACAATCTAATTTAAATAATAAAGAAAAAATGGGAGCAATAAAACGGCTTAGAGAGTTTATTAATGAATAA
- a CDS encoding methanogen output domain 1-containing protein, whose protein sequence is MANARVLVVEDESIVAMGIKHKLETMGHTVVEMVASGENAVRAAGEHVPDIILMDIVIKGDMDGIEAAHAIHEYHDIPIIYLTAYADEEMLMRARVTQPYGYIIKPFKSTELNANIQMALFKHKAAKKEKEIIKKQILDNFHNFIVQAIPTSGSQSEMEMRDMLFNAFGEKLEEDMKPSFESKMEEFGISEDTEDGQDIFDSYLAWLSEIFSDFGIRVGIIEKNPRWYFEFDNCPWKEEAKNNPIFCINCQAIINRSFDWTNLEGSVKRKSTIASGSDSCIFTFNL, encoded by the coding sequence ATGGCTAATGCAAGGGTTCTGGTTGTAGAAGATGAAAGTATTGTGGCCATGGGAATTAAACATAAATTAGAAACCATGGGACATACTGTTGTAGAAATGGTTGCATCAGGAGAGAATGCAGTTCGAGCTGCTGGGGAGCATGTTCCAGATATAATATTAATGGATATAGTTATAAAAGGAGATATGGATGGTATTGAAGCAGCCCACGCTATTCATGAATACCATGATATTCCTATAATTTATTTAACGGCTTATGCTGATGAAGAAATGCTTATGAGAGCCAGAGTCACCCAGCCCTATGGATATATTATAAAACCATTTAAATCCACGGAATTGAATGCTAATATTCAAATGGCCTTATTTAAACATAAAGCTGCCAAAAAAGAAAAGGAAATAATTAAAAAACAAATTTTAGATAATTTTCATAATTTTATTGTTCAAGCTATTCCTACTAGTGGTTCTCAAAGTGAAATGGAAATGCGAGACATGCTTTTTAATGCCTTTGGGGAAAAATTAGAAGAAGATATGAAGCCTTCATTTGAATCTAAAATGGAAGAATTCGGGATCAGTGAGGATACTGAAGATGGTCAGGATATATTTGACTCATATTTAGCTTGGTTATCTGAGATATTCAGTGATTTTGGAATAAGAGTGGGTATTATTGAAAAAAACCCTAGATGGTACTTTGAATTTGATAACTGTCCTTGGAAAGAAGAAGCTAAAAATAATCCCATATTCTGCATAAACTGTCAAGCTATTATTAATCGTAGTTTTGATTGGACAAACTTAGAAGGAAGTGTAAAACGTAAATCAACCATTGCTAGTGGTTCAGATAGCTGTATATTTACTTTCAATCTTTAA
- a CDS encoding histidine kinase dimerization/phosphoacceptor domain -containing protein — MNKIKVLILEDVPLDAELSERELRKEGLDFLSLRVETKDDFIKEITEFNPNIILADQSLPHFDGLSALKIAKNKTPNIPFIFVSGKIGEDYGVEMLKEGATDYVLKNNLTKLSHSVIRALNESKEQINREIAEKSLKENEKKYRTLFEKSKNPIFVCQKDGTFIDCNDAGLEFMEKPCSEIMGNNIQNWVKLADFNNLFSEEIYVNELVFQVNGIEKILEITITLVELGKEKNYFLQGKDVTQQRQAEKALKKQGEEYKAIFENTGTLSVIFEKDTTISLVNTEFELFSGYTNKELKYHRKWLEFVASDDLERMEGYHRMQRINPLAIPKNYEVMLKNREGKIKDFFATSELIPGTEKGIISFMDISDRKIAENKIKNSLHEKELLLREIHHRVKNNMQIISTLLTLQSAQIDDQKLIDLYQESQNRIQAMSLIHEKLYLSRDISKINLKDYVQSMVSDLLYSYEKDSQVIESNLDIADALMSIDTAVPCGLIINELISNSLKYAFPDRNGTINVYFHRINDSDYCLSISDDGIGLPEDLDIEKTNSLGLQIVNNLINQLDGTLKISKPSKFEIRFKELKYKERM, encoded by the coding sequence ATGAATAAAATCAAGGTTTTAATACTGGAAGATGTTCCTTTAGATGCTGAACTTTCTGAGCGGGAGCTAAGAAAAGAAGGACTTGACTTTTTATCGCTTCGGGTTGAAACCAAAGATGATTTTATTAAAGAAATTACTGAATTTAATCCCAATATAATATTGGCGGATCAATCTTTGCCGCATTTTGATGGGCTTTCTGCTTTGAAAATTGCTAAGAATAAAACGCCAAATATTCCTTTTATTTTTGTCAGTGGTAAAATTGGAGAAGACTATGGTGTGGAAATGCTCAAAGAAGGTGCAACTGATTATGTACTTAAAAATAATCTTACAAAGCTTTCCCATTCGGTTATAAGGGCTTTGAATGAATCTAAAGAGCAAATCAATAGAGAAATTGCTGAAAAATCATTAAAAGAGAACGAAAAAAAATATAGAACTCTCTTTGAAAAATCTAAAAATCCTATATTTGTTTGCCAGAAAGATGGAACTTTTATTGATTGTAATGATGCCGGATTAGAATTTATGGAAAAACCATGCTCTGAAATTATGGGCAATAATATACAAAATTGGGTTAAATTAGCTGATTTTAATAATTTGTTTTCTGAGGAAATTTATGTAAATGAACTAGTATTCCAGGTTAATGGCATTGAAAAAATACTGGAAATTACCATTACTCTGGTTGAACTAGGGAAAGAAAAAAACTATTTTTTACAAGGAAAAGATGTAACTCAACAAAGGCAGGCTGAAAAAGCTCTTAAAAAACAAGGTGAGGAATATAAAGCCATATTTGAGAATACTGGTACTTTATCTGTAATTTTTGAAAAAGATACGACCATCTCTTTAGTAAATACTGAATTTGAATTATTTTCAGGATATACCAATAAAGAATTAAAATACCATAGGAAGTGGTTGGAATTTGTGGCCAGTGATGATTTGGAAAGGATGGAAGGATACCATCGTATGCAAAGAATAAATCCCTTAGCAATTCCTAAAAATTATGAAGTTATGTTAAAAAATCGTGAAGGAAAAATTAAGGATTTTTTTGCTACTTCTGAACTTATACCTGGTACTGAAAAGGGGATTATATCTTTTATGGATATTAGTGATAGAAAAATTGCTGAAAATAAAATTAAGAATTCCCTTCACGAAAAGGAACTTCTTCTAAGAGAAATACATCATCGGGTAAAAAATAATATGCAAATAATATCCACTCTCTTAACCCTACAATCGGCTCAAATTGATGATCAAAAATTAATTGACCTCTATCAAGAAAGCCAGAATAGGATTCAAGCCATGTCATTAATTCATGAAAAATTGTATCTATCTAGAGATATTTCTAAAATAAATCTTAAAGATTATGTCCAAAGCATGGTAAGTGATTTATTATATTCCTATGAAAAAGATAGTCAAGTTATAGAGTCTAATCTTGATATTGCTGATGCTTTGATGAGTATAGATACAGCAGTTCCTTGTGGATTAATTATAAACGAACTTATTTCTAATTCATTAAAATATGCATTTCCTGATAGAAATGGAACCATAAATGTATATTTTCATAGAATCAATGATTCAGATTATTGTTTATCAATATCTGATGATGGAATTGGCCTTCCTGAGGATTTAGATATAGAGAAAACCAACTCTTTAGGTCTTCAAATTGTTAACAATCTTATAAATCAACTTGATGGAACATTAAAAATATCAAAACCTTCTAAATTTGAAATTAGGTTTAAAGAACTAAAATATAAGGAAAGAATGTAA
- a CDS encoding response regulator — MGMEEIEILLVEDNPTDAELTMRALKRKNMANQVVWVKDGEEALDFIFANGEYSHRNPDDLPKLILLDLRMPKVDGLEVLQRIKAEENTRKIPVVVLTSSKEDRDIVESYELGVNSYVSKPVEFDQFIDAVSTLGFYWMLINNPP, encoded by the coding sequence ATGGGAATGGAAGAAATTGAGATACTGCTTGTGGAAGACAATCCTACTGATGCTGAACTTACCATGCGAGCACTGAAAAGAAAGAACATGGCTAATCAAGTTGTTTGGGTTAAAGATGGCGAAGAAGCGCTTGATTTTATTTTCGCCAATGGAGAATATTCTCATAGAAATCCGGATGATCTTCCGAAGTTAATTCTTCTTGATTTAAGGATGCCTAAAGTCGATGGATTAGAGGTTTTACAGCGTATAAAAGCCGAAGAAAACACTCGTAAAATTCCTGTTGTTGTTTTGACATCATCTAAAGAAGATAGGGATATTGTAGAGAGTTATGAATTGGGTGTCAACAGTTATGTAAGTAAACCTGTTGAATTTGATCAATTTATTGATGCTGTTTCGACCCTTGGTTTTTACTGGATGCTGATTAATAATCCACCTTGA
- a CDS encoding ATP-binding protein has product MTRLNFGRKKIFLFIPVVVAIALIVIQPISNSLGLNISEDAFRLILLMLIVVMVALLSERVERVRSLRKLNEELSEQAEKLADANDELEAFAYSVSHDLRVPLRAIDGFSRIMVEDYEDELDEEGIRLLNIIRDNTKKMGQLIDDILLLSRAGRQDMNSTKIDMKSLAQSVYNDFSNQTENRNINLAIDELPVTYGDRALIYQVYTNLIGNAIKFTSNKDPAEIIVGYEDKKGEYVFFVSDNGAGFNMKYINKLFGLFQRLHSPEEFEGTGVGLTIVQRIVKRHDGKVWGEGEVDNGATIYFSLPKDKPKK; this is encoded by the coding sequence ATGACAAGACTTAATTTTGGTCGTAAAAAAATATTTCTCTTTATACCAGTTGTTGTTGCAATTGCTCTTATTGTTATACAGCCTATATCTAATAGCCTGGGATTGAATATATCTGAAGATGCATTTAGGCTGATTCTTTTAATGTTAATAGTTGTTATGGTAGCACTTCTATCAGAACGAGTGGAAAGGGTTCGCTCATTGAGAAAATTGAATGAAGAATTAAGTGAACAGGCTGAGAAGTTAGCTGATGCTAATGACGAGCTGGAAGCATTTGCTTATTCAGTTTCACATGATTTAAGAGTTCCTTTAAGAGCTATCGATGGGTTTTCTAGAATAATGGTTGAAGATTATGAAGATGAGCTTGATGAAGAAGGAATCAGGCTTTTGAATATCATTAGAGACAATACCAAAAAAATGGGGCAGCTTATAGATGATATATTGCTATTATCTCGTGCTGGCCGTCAAGATATGAATTCTACTAAAATAGATATGAAATCACTGGCCCAATCTGTTTATAATGACTTTTCTAATCAAACCGAAAATAGAAATATTAACCTTGCGATTGATGAACTTCCAGTAACTTATGGAGATCGTGCCCTGATTTATCAGGTTTATACCAATTTAATTGGGAATGCCATAAAATTTACATCAAATAAAGACCCTGCCGAAATAATTGTTGGATATGAAGATAAAAAAGGTGAATATGTATTTTTTGTTTCTGATAATGGTGCTGGATTTAATATGAAATATATAAATAAGTTATTTGGTCTTTTCCAACGTCTTCACAGCCCTGAAGAATTTGAAGGAACCGGTGTGGGCCTTACAATTGTTCAGCGTATTGTAAAGAGACATGATGGAAAAGTTTGGGGAGAAGGAGAGGTGGATAATGGTGCCACCATATATTTCTCTTTACCTAAAGATAAGCCAAAGAAATAA